A genomic window from Chrysoperla carnea chromosome 3, inChrCarn1.1, whole genome shotgun sequence includes:
- the LOC123295675 gene encoding solute carrier family 66 member 3, translating to MAEIEKVPSPFILYIVNFLSLITVTVCFVQKVPQIFKLREAKTAYGISLASLLLEVYSYSVSICYNYRNGYALLSYLEYHFLLVQDWIIIYLTLQYSNLINFKAFAGASLYFGIFAMFLLGFVPPGILTALIPFNTPISASSKVVQLIKIIQLGNAESISLFTWFISASTNFTRIISILMDSNDPILLLNFVVSTILSTSILLTAYYYKRKAHVD from the exons atggctGAAATTGAAAAAGTACCAAGtccttttatattatatattgtgaattttttgaGTTTGATCACTGTTACAGTATGTTTTGTACAAAAAGTgccacaaatttttaaattacgagAAGCGAAAACTGCATACGGAATAAGTTTAGCAAGTCTTTTACTCGAAGTTTACag ttattcgGTGTCAATTTGCTATAATTATCGAAATGGATATGCATTACTCTCATATTTGGAATATCATTTTCTGTTGGTTCAAGATTGGATTATAATATATCTAACTCTGCAATATTCGAATCTCATTAATTTTAAGGCTTTTGCTGGTGCTTCTTTATATTTTGGAATCTTTGCGATGTTTTTATTAGGATTTGTACCACCAGGAATTTTAACAGCTCTTATT CCGTTTAATACGCCGATTAGTGCTTCAAGTAAAGTTGtacaattgattaaaattattcaattgggAAATGCTGAATCGATAAGTTTGTTCACTTGGTTCATATCAGCGTCAACAAATTTTA CGCGtataattagtattttaatgGATTCAAACGAcccaatattattattgaattttgtgGTATCAACCATTCTTAGCACATCAATTTTGCTTACAGCATATTATTATAAGAGGAAGGCACATGTCGATTAA
- the LOC123296186 gene encoding EEF1A lysine methyltransferase 2 — protein sequence MCDISELDSSELGTKEYWDKQYETEIENFRQHGDMGDIWFGEDAVDRIVRWITKNKDIKVDSGIVDIGCGNGYILLNLAQRNFTKLLGIDYSESAVLLAKEIAKKENVPNVKYEVCNVLEDVTKLVNQFDVVHDKGTYDAISLNPENPKDCREKYIKNIWSILKLNGLLIITSCNWTQEELLEQFKEYFKLYEVIPTPQFKFGNKVGNVVTSIVMQNCNL from the exons atgtgcgATATTAGTGAATTGGACAGTTCAGAATTGGGTACTAAAGAATATTGGGATAAACAGTATGAAACGGAAATTGAAAACTTTCGCCAGCATGGTGACATGGGAGATATTTGGTTTGGTGAAGATGCCGTTGATCGAATAGTACGAtggataacaaaaaataaagatattaaagTCGATAGTGGTATTGTAGATATTGGATGTGGAAATGGCTATATCTTATTAAATTTAGCTCAAAGAAATTTTACGAAACTATTGGGTATTGATTACTCAGAATCTGCTGTCTTATTGGCTAAAGAAatagcaaaaaaagaaaatgtgccTAACGTAAAATATGaa GTTTGTAACGTATTGGAGGACGTAACTAAATTAGTGAATCAATTTGATGTTGTCCACGATAAAGGCACATACGATGCAATTAGTTTAAATCCAGAAAATCCAAAAGATTGCCGAGagaagtatataaaaaatatatggagcatattaaaattaaatggatTATTGATAATAACATCATGTAATTGGACTCAAGAAGAATTATTGGAACAATTTAAGGAATACTTTAAATTGTACGAAGTAATTCCAACACcacaatttaaatttggtaataaaGTTGGTAATGTCGTTACATCAATTGTTATGCAAAACTgtaatttataa